In the Onychostoma macrolepis isolate SWU-2019 chromosome 08, ASM1243209v1, whole genome shotgun sequence genome, GTTTAGGCGTGATTATTTGTCTTACACAGTTGGATTTGCACTATTCAGCAGCTCTGTTTATTGATTCTATGTGTAgtgattttacttttataatagGCCTCATTTGCTTTTATCCTACCAAGGTAGAGTATGTGTGAATCTAAGATATGCTGTCCAGCTGTTATAATGAGGGTTTACTACTGAATCCCTGTTGTGAAAACTCATACCACCCTAATGACACTACACAGAAGGAACCAAACTTGCTGCTAGATGAATACTTCTGCTTACTTCCCAGAAGTATTTTTACCTCTTATTCCATGCTGACTTACTGGGATGACTGGTATGACATGATGTCCAGATCaggcaatgtttaaaaaaagtaaactgtttttacaaaaatataaatgcagtctttgtTAGTACAAGAAAATTGTGAACAACTGAGACAGCAGGGAACAATCAGCCTGAGCACCATAGCCAAAATAGCTTTATTTTCGGTCTGTCATAATTTTGTATAGGCatttaacatgcattttaacACGGCTCTTCATGCAAAAACCTTCAGCCTCTTAAAAacagttttggaaaatgaaacaTACCACGCAACTTAGGAACTTGATACACTACGACATATTTAACGGACTGTCTTTGAAGACACTGTTATCCAGGTCACAGCAAAAGGTCTAGTTGATTTATTCTAGTTAACTTAATTTAGTCTTGAACAACAGGAAAAGCACGTTCATTTGACTAGAATAACTGTACTAGACACACCCTACTTCCATCACTCAcagcctgttttattttttattttttaatttcatgtctaattaattatgGTCTCTGCTCCAACTGAATTCTATTGTCTTTTGGTCAGTATTCATTGTCTCTGAAAACCGTTGTTAATTTATgcagtatatgtgaccctggatgacaaaaccagtcttaagtgtcaatttttctaaatttagatttatacataatccaaaagctgaataaataagctttccattgatgtatggtttgttaggatcggacaatatttgtctgagatacaactatttgaaaatctggaatctgagggtgcaaaaaaatctaaatgttgagaaaatcgcctttaaagttgtctaaatgaaattcttagcaatgcatattactaatcaaaaattaagttttgatacatttacagtaagaaatttacaaaatatattcatggaacatgatctttacttaatatcctaatgatttttggcatagaagataaatcgataattttgacccatacaatgtgtttttggctattgctacaaatataccccagcaacttaagactggttttgtggtccagtgtctcatatatgtatgtgtgttataactattatttttaatagccCAGTGATTGTGATGTCTTCTGTAGCCTGGGATATACATAATACTGCTCAGGTCTTGTTGCCCATAATCCACCCATCTCTTGTACTGAATTTACATTAGTATTTACTTCATACTTCACTGACATGATGCTGTTGTAAATATTCCTGCAATGCCACTAATTTGCTTGTCCTGCTGTCCAACTTAAGCGCCGTGGCTGAGCTGAACGATGGTGAAGCCAGACATTCACACTCTGGCCCACCACCTGAAGCAGGAACGGCTGTATGTGGCGTCAGAGAAGCAGCTCATCCAACGGCTTAACAACGAGGTGCTCAAGACAGCAGAGCGGCTCTACCGCGCAGCCTGGATCGCCAAACAGCAAAGGATCAACCTCGACCGCCTCATCCTTACCAGGTGACTGCACTCCAGACCAGTAAAACTAGCAGGCTCTCCTCGTGATTTTCTTTCATGACTCATTACCTGATCAACTGAACCAGTAGAATCGCTAAGATCACATTGCGGATCATCTCAGTGGTTGAAACTTGGGAAAGAGCCACATGATTATTCTGGCTTGGCAAGTTCTGACATTAGATTGactaattctattttttttttttttcattccaagtttttgtcatcatttactcactctcatgttgttccaaatccgtatgagtttctttctttatggtacatggggggaaaaaataaataaatggagcaTTGACGTATAAGGATTTTCAACAGGCcgattttaaaatacaaaaaaataataatgtctactgtaattgttcaaacattaagaatgttgtgtacacacaaattcatattaaaattaaaattttagtgttttttttcatCTAGATGAATTAGCCGTAGCcttaaatgtcatgtggtgtgaccatgatttatcttaaaattaaataatttccttaacatgcttaatttattttattatttttttaaatgttctcagTAATTAAAGTGTTTAGAAACCGagtatttgcatttaatttgagtttttgtaaataatgatcTCTTATTTTTGTTCTATAATTTCAGAATTGCCTTCTTAAATGTAGTTAACAGACTTATTTTTCCTGCAAATTgcataaaactgataaaaatgttttaaaaataccatTCACTTAAGCATACTGTAGCAGTGATTCATATTTCAACCACAgaaattagatattttattttaatacagttaTTGCTGTTattggtcgcaccacatgagTGGTCGCTCCAAATAACAAAACTAccttatatcattaaaaatcaatttaaagaGATATGTGTGAAAAGTGCAGCACGTGGCATTAACTGCAGGCATTTCTTTAGCCCCAGTTATTTCTGTACTTTGCCCAATGTTGgttgcttaaagggatactccaccccaaaatgaaaattttgtcattaatcacttacccccatgtcgttccaaacccgtaaaaacttcattcgtcttcggaacacaatttaatatattttagatgaaaaccgggaggcttgtgactgtcccattgactgcatagtaaattgcactgtcaaggtccataaaagtatgaaagatgTCGTCAAAACAGTCCATCTGCTATCAgacgtgcaatctgaattttatgatgcgactaaaacactttttgtgcgcaaaaacccccccaaaatatcgactttattcaactttttctGCTCCTCCGTGACACTTCCTACAAGCGCGTTCATGAGTTTACTAGCAGAGCACGACGCAAGCACGCCTCAGATGACGCAAGACATAAACGTCGTGACCTACTGACGTCAAGGCCAGCGTACACCGTAAACGGCGTTTATGTGCTGTGTCATCTGAGGCATGCTTGCGTCGTGCTCTGCTAGTGAACTCATTGACCCAAATCTAAAATCCTGGATTCCTGTTCACTTTCAATTTATGGAAGAGAGAAGCCTGTACATTCTCTAGAagttctattattttttttgtgttgaatgaaagaaattaagtcatacaggtttggaacataaAAAAGTTGAGTAAATTACTTCTTGGTAAACTATTGCTGAATTTGGCAATGGTTTTCAAACTTCTTTCAAAGTTTTTGATGCTAGAAAGATCTTTTACACAACATTCAAGTTTGTTCAGGACAGCCACTTGGATATTCAGTTGGGGTTTTATAAGCTTGTATTGAATAGTTGGCGTAACCAGCTAGCAGATAGTATCTAGATATTTCTTTATCTGAATTGCATTTGCACATTCATTCCAGTACATCTCCAGCGTTATCAGATTTAATCACATGCTTCTCTGCAGTCCAGTTCTCTGAATGCATTTCTTTCCTTTCCAGTGCGGAGGCCTCTCCTGCGGAATGCTGCCAGCATGCCAAGTTTCTGGAGGACACACAGTTTGTGGATGGTTATAAGACACTGGGCTTTCAAGAGAGCATCTATGGGGAGTTCCTGGGCCGCTTGAGGGAGAACCCACGATTGGTGGCATCCTGTCTGGTGGCAGGAGAAAGACTTAATCATGAACACACGCAGGGGGTTATACACACAGTCTTCACCTCGCTCTATGGCAACTGCATCATGCAGGAGGATGAATGCTACCTGCTGCAGGTACATAAGATATATGTGTGTAGtagtagaaatataatttttaaaaatataattttatttattatagtatattattttaggtatatgtattattataaatattatttatttaatttatttgttttatttattattttatttcttaaagaTGATACATTTATACCACATACTACATTGTGCGGTCCTACTTTGTCCAGGTGCTACGTTATTTGGTGGAATTTGAGCTAAAGGAAAGTGACAACCCTCGTCGTCTGTTACGGCGAGGCACGTGTGCCTTCAGCATCCTCTTCAAACTCTTCTCCGAGGGCCTGTATTCAGCTAAGCTTTTCCTCACTGCAACCCTCCACGAGCCCATCATGCAATTGCTGGTGGAGGACGAGGACCATCTAGAGACAGATCCAGCCAAACTGATAGAGCGCTTTACCCCGGCCCAGCAGGAGCGTCTGTTTGGGGAGAAAGGCACAGATGAGTACCGCAGGAAAGTTCAGGCAGCAGTGGAGGCCAACGAGGCCAAGCTGGTAGCCCTGGTCAATACCTTTATTGGCTATCTTAAGCAGAACACCTATTGCTTCCCTCAGAGCCTGCGCTGGATTGTGTCTCAGATGTATAAGACGCTGGCACGGGTGGAGAGGTTAGAGGTCGGGGAGGTGAGGACGATGTGCACAGACTTGCTGCTCACCTGCTTCATCTGTCCAGCTGTCGTCAACCCTGAACAGTATGGCATCATCTCAGATGCACCCATCAATGAGGTGGCACGTTTCAACCTCATGCAGGTAGAGGATAATGTTGTTGAATCAGTATATTACAAAACAACTGTAATGTGAGGGTCTTTCTTCAACTGCTGTCAGCTAGGGTTAAAATGCTGAGAGTAGGACAGTAGAATGcactaatttttatttgtatttaaatatacagcattaaaatattcatcaaaacaatatatttaaaaaaatactattaatgTAACTTGAATTAGGCCCACAATTGTTGCATGAATAACCAGTCAGCAATTGTAggccattttaatttaagtccCACaaaccacatttttttttacagtatggtACATAGAGGGTTATATATAGAGTAGAGTACAGTTTCAGTTTGCTTCAAGTTCTGATTCTGAAGTTATAACTTGCAGTTCAGTGAGTCAAATTTTAGTTCATTAACATAACCAAATTATAATCATTTGATCATAAATTGTACTGCGATTTATGTTTGACTTTTCATATGGCCAGCACAGGGGACACTATAGAAAGACATCTAGCCATAAGTCAATAAAACTCTTTTCCTGGCAAAAATATTTAGTATGGTTCATGTCTGGctgttatattaatatattctaaaaaataaaacctaatttGATGTTTTAGGTTGGGCAGTTGTTGCAGCAGTTAGCCATGTCTGATGCAGATGATGGAGATCCTCGACGTAAAAGCAGCTTATCCAAGTTTGATAAGGTAAGAGACAAACCCAGAATTCTCAAGCTCCTTTTTTTCTGAATGATTGTCTTTTTCATCTTGTTACTATATGAAGATTAACATAGACTATTTGCGTATTGCACACTGCCCAGTTCACAATGTAATATGATAACAATAGCAACATTTGAGTAGTGGAAACCAACCAACACCAGTGAAATTTCATGGTTCTTAATGCAATTTGACCACAAAATGTAATGTGCTATTGGACATACTCATATTTTAGTAAATGTCATCTGGGTATTGCATACATATAGAATATTAACATACTGCAGAAAGAATATTGTGCATATTACAGTATGAGTACTACGTTGGTAGTATGCTATTCTAATCATAACCAGGAAATGTGAAATGGTTCATTAACACGTCCCAACACTCCTTTTGTGGATTGACTCATTGCAGTTAGCTTTTTCGTCTTTTTAGATGTGTGTGGCTGCCTTTTTGGATGTCGTCATCGGTGGAAGAGCTGTCGAGACTCCACCTATGTCGTCAATGAATTTACTGGAGGGTCTCACACGGACGGTGGTTTACATGACTCACAATCAGCTTTTAGCTCTGGTATGTAATGTAGTGAAGAATGAGATGTGTGGAAGGAAGTTAACTTCATCTGAGTTTTATGATTACATCGTCAGAAGTACAAATGAGCTTAATGGGTTGTTCACATGGTCACATTGCAATCACATCCCTCTAAAATATTGGTCTGCAGTTTCGTAATAAGTTGCACTATGACTTATATAATAATTCCTTTGCAGTTTCACATCCTTTTCCTGCTTGAAATGTTAAGGCttcatgaaaatgtttataGTTTGAACATTTTCTGAACAGTTTAGCAGACAGTGGGATGTCCTGAACATTGTCATATTCACAAACTAGTCTGCCTTCAGTAAACAAGGACTGtccatttaaattgtaatttactACAATTATAGAACATATAATGTGATACTAAAATGAACACGTTTGATCACCTGCATGTGAATCAGCACACAAAAACTTTAACACTAAGATGGATTGATTGCACAATGGATTACTGTAGGTCTGTGACAGGCTTATGCTAATTATGTGATAAAGCAAACTTCTAGACACTTTTTGGGATGTCAATTCAAAGACATTAGATTATTGTAGCAGGAAggattgacttttttttttttcatttgtgagCTTTTATGTAATATTGATGTGCAAtaatttagttaatttaattaatcacaGTGTCATGTAATTAAACAAGaataatcacttttttttattcatttgacaCCCCTAATCAAAACATCTCAGTGCTTTTACTGTACTTAGCTGTTACATAAGCTTCAGATCAATGAAAAATGACTTGCCTACCTCACCCTCTTTCGAACCTCAGCAGAACATGCCCAAACACGTCCCATAATATAGCAATAACAGTCATACTGCATACCTTACAGTCCTAATGCTTTAACTCTTCCTGCCCAACACTACCAAGAGCCAGTAACCCTCCATTTCCCTGTGTTTTTCTTCTCCGCATGAGCAGCAAGATGTTCATCATCACACTGTCATTTACAGAGCCAATTAGCCCGACTCCTATGTTGTTATTGCATTAGACTCACTGTTTGAAATCCACTAATGATGATAGCTGAATAATGAGGCCCACCTGCTTTAATTAACAGCACTGATTAAGaatgagttaaaaaaaattacctgAAGATGTAAAGAGAGCTCATTGTGCATCTTTATTTGTCCTTATTTCACTGGATATCAACTTGGAGTGATTACTTGATAGCATGTTTGAgccaaagaaaaaagaaattcaacCTCATTTCTGTGTTCAGGTGGACTTTGTGCGTAGTGTCACTGCAGGAGATCAGCTCAGAGAAGAAGACCACCTGGCTCTGGAAACCCTACTAGCCAATGTACCTCAGTCCCGCACAACAAAGAGCAACAGCCTGGAGCTCACGCCCTCTAACACACCCCAGCTCTCCCCAGCTACCACACCCGCCAACAAGAAGAACAGACTCCCTATTGGTATTCCTTCTACATTAACTTTACTGCATGTTGATTGCTGCAGATTCTTTGGAGACTAACCCTCTTGATTACAGAAAGTGCAGTCCAGTGTAATCTGATTCAAGAATAAATGACTCTTTATTCTGGTTCTTTGAAATTGTCCAAAAAGAATCAAATTGAATCAGTTATGTCAACCTACTGAGTCAGTTGAAAAGGGTATTGAATCAACATCTGACTGACTTATTGAGCTGCAAGTACCATTACTTTCAGTGATGTTCATATTGAAAGTAAGTTTTGTGCACTAAGGATGTGAAACTTAAATCTGTGTTGTTAGTAACTGGTTGTTCATATGATTGTGTATTTGAggatgcactttaaaaaaaaataaatgatacaataataataataatttaagaacgtttgacaataataatttattattacggTTATAAGATAATAccactactattattattattattattattactactactactactactaattattattattattaaataatgatactatttacttattattattattattattattattattattattaataataataataataataataataattactaataataagaaaaatataagaTACTATCTGCTACTGTTTGTTGATGTGGTTCTTATTATAAGataggatgatgatgatgataataataataataatgttttttagaTAATTTTTGTCgaattcaacaaaaaaaaaaaacttggattGCATCCCATGTATCTTCCACAGAGACAGCAATCTTAAAATTAGCTTAGTGAAAAATTAAATCCTaataactaattattatttgtatataagattattaaataataagatatataagatactactactactattactgTTACTACTActgtttattgttgttgttgtttttataagaTAGGAAGAtgatattaacaataataataataacaacaacaacaactaataataataataataataatattttagaatttaaaaaaaaatcttagctGGCATCCTATGTATGATTTTACCCAgttgtttttttctgcataGAGCATAGCGCTGTTAGTTTAGCTACATGTTGAtctattcaaaatatattgaaatcGGTTATGAGCATGGGAGGTTTAAGCGTGGAGTCATAAGGACGCTGAAACAGCTAATATCTCTTCTGTACAACTCACTCAGACATGGACACTATTTAGTGGTCTTCTATTAATTAACTACTGTCTGTTCTTACACTCACTTACTGATCTTTTACACACGGTTTATCTTATCCACCAAGTCTCTGACTTCCCCCTTCTGTCTCTTCCACCTTTTTTCTTGCCTTGCTGCCAATGATCATCAGGACAACAGTTGGCAGCCATAACGTGTTGGGAGCCCTCTGCCACTGCCCTGTCCGCTCATATACCCTTAGTAACCCCATTTGGTGGGTAACCCTGACACTCTTACGTGACCGACATGTATAAATACCCCTGTCCAACCTTTCACCGCTTCACCCATGCTTTGCCAGTGCTCGCTGTGTTTGCCGTGTGTGTCCCTGCTATGTATTTGCTTCTCGCTGTAGCACATCTGGGTTGCATTACTTGCCCCTAGCAATATAAATGTAGTTGTAGTTGCTCAGACAAGCAAAACTGTTTATGAGTGTCATACATTTTTTCCATCATATTCCATACTAGCTGTTTTCTTCATTTGATTTGTTTGCTCTTGTCTTATCCATTCCAGTTTCAATGAATGATGCAGAGTTAACACATTAGAATTAGGTTTCATCAGCCATAAAGAGAAGCAGTCCAATTTGTATTTAAGCAGTCTGGAACCAAACGCGTATATCGTCTTAAAGCGTTATCTGTAAAAGCTGTATTTGCCACAGTTCTCTTAAAAGTTTATGTTCACTTGTATgttattgttgtgttttttgggCATTTGTGAGTGCTAGTTCTCATGCAGGCTTTTGCTAACACACTTAGCAGCCTTGCTGTTTCTTTAACCCTAACAGTTTGTCTCCATTCCTGCTCTTCCTCACCCAGCAGGCTCTCGCAGCCGAAGCCGATCTAACATGGCCCAGGAGGGTGAGACTGAAGCCAGCTCCCAGGAGTCTCTGCAGGAGGTCACACCTGAGGAAGTGCTAGTCATCTCGCTGGGAACCTCACTGCAGACCGTACCTGGGATGATGTCTGAAAACGAGGTCAGAATCTTGAGTCGATATGTCACGCTGTGAAGGTCTTAATTGTAGTAGTTAACAAGTATAGTGGTATTGGTTAGTGACTGCTGTGTCTGTCTGTAGGTTCTGACTCTGCATCTTGGAGACGGTGGACAAGGAGATGCCCCTGTTGATGACACCAAACTGCATGGAAAACCTGACAAAACGCTGCGCTTCTCACTCTGCAGTGACAACCTGGAGGGCATTTCTGAGGGTGTGTTTTCACCAGACAACCAGCAGATGGCTGTCTTGTACATAAGCTGTCCCATATCCACCTGACATTTTCTTTTCCATTATTAccttttgtaataaaataaaatagtttaaaagatTGCTAGTTTATATCTctcttttttatattattttattttatttttcattttattttgtacttttatttaattttatatttaatttattttttatttaatagcatttcatttcattgcattttattttattccatttaattttaatttaattatttttatttttttattttttttccattgcagCCAGAAATGGACATTAAGCCAGTCATGGATATAATCTGCtgttaaatttgttttgttttgtttgttggagGACTGTTGTtgcaataagtgttcttttggaTAAAACCATTAACTAAATAAGTTAGTAGTAGCTTGTTAgttaatatgaataaatgtgGTCTGTCTGCAGGGCCGTCTAACCGCTCCAATTCAGTTTCTTCTTTGGACTTGGAGGTGGAGTCTGTGTCAGAAGGAGGACCAGGGCCGTCTGGTAGCAATGGTGCAGAAGCCTTGCAGCTACTGGAACATGAACAAGGtgaatatgtgttttatattacTGGTTTTTCACCATCCAGCAATAAACTAAATATGATTTGCTGTGGAATTTTTCAGTTAGAGTGGTGTAGCTTAATTATTACTCTGGGTTGTTCTTTATGTAGCCACTACACAGGATAATTTGGACGATAAGCTGCGTAAGTTTGAGATTCGGGACATGATGGGACTGACAGATGACCGAGACATTTCTGAGACGGTCAGTGAGACTTGGAGCACTGACGTCCTGGGCAGTGACTTTGATCCCAACATGGATGAGGACCGACTGCAGGAGATAGCAGGTACGATTGCATTTCTGCAAATCTTGCAGTCATGGCTACAGTTAGGCCTATAATGATATGCATTTTTTGTAGTGTGCTGTTTTCATATGGGTCATATAATGTTCATATAACCGTAAATAGTAGTTTTTTCCTCTCTTTGCAATTGAAATTTTACTTTCAATTTCAaggttgattttgttttggattCAGGTGCAAATTACACATTTGATAAGTAAGACAAATTACACAGTGAGGTGTAAGGTTCATTTTGGCATCGTGGCCAGCAAATTCATTACCGCCACCCTGTGGTTAGCTGAAAAGTTGCACTTCTCAAACAAGGAGCTGAAGAATGCAATAGATTCtgttattgtaattatattctATCATTGTTTTCCTATTGAAGACATTTTTACAAATCAATTGTCATTTTAGccattttcattaatatttgcaTGCCATTAAGCAACATTAAATAGTTataatttaagtcattattataatataatgtaaagaTTTTTATAAATCGATTTATACTTTCCAATTTGAAACCAGTTTCCAAAATATTAGGTAatgtacactgccattcaaaagtttgggatcagtgttttttaaagaatttaaagaaattaatacttttatttagcaaggatgtgttaaattgatagtaaagacattttgttagaaaagatttctattttgaatatgcTGTTctgtttaactttttattcatcaaataaccctgaaaaaagtatcaagTGTGTGTATAATTTCTGTACAGGAACGGAGTGATGTGTAGAACAACCTAAAACTGCTTCTCATTTAATCCCACCACATTCCATCTCTCTCTCCAACTCTTTCTCCTCCTCTGTCTTTCAGTCAGTCTCTCTCGCTCCCTCCCTCCACCCCTTCTTTTCACTCTGTTCCCTCGTCTTCCgtgttctctctctttctcgcttCCCTCTCTCTGACATTCACACAGTCCCTGCAGTCTTATTGACCTTGGTTCCTTCTCATTTGCATCCTCCATTTTTCATTCCTCGGAATATGGCGTTGGGGGACTTTTCCATCATTAAGTGAATTTACAGCGATTTCCTTATGTGTTTTCTCCGAGGGATTGGGTTATGAGATACACATTAAATATCCATTAATACCTCATTATCCCACTGATAAGATTACCATGATAATGAGGCAGAAATTCTAATTGTTTCACTACTGCGGGTGCCACTCATTTAATCATGCACCTGAAAGACGGGCGGCCCAGAGCCCCTGCCTCACTCACTGTAAACAGGGCCAGCGGGGGAAAGCTCTCCTGCAGGCCCACCAAACCTGCCCTTGTGCGCATACGTATGCGTGCGTATGTAGGGAGACGTGACCTGTGGAGAGCTTCATACGGAGCGCTCATGATCTCCGCTTCTGCCCGACCATCAAACGCCCCCGCATGCATGCAAACACCCCCCCCCGCCATGCTGGCTGTTCATGCTCCCCCTCCCCTTCCAGCGCTCCATCTCCATTCTTCTGCCTTGTTAGGCGTTAGCTCCTGTTGGGAGTGTTTCGGAGAGAGGAGGCGCTGTGTGGGATGCTGGTTGAGAGAATAATGAGGTTATGAGTGATGCTCGGCTCGATCCACACCTCAAAGTCACAACCCTGATGATACCGCGTACGCgtgtctgtatctgtgtgtgAGGAGGAAGGCTGCAATTAACCTTTGGCCATCTCTGTCACAGTCCTCCTACCTGCTGCTTTAGATCACAGACGCCTCATACCCCATGTGCTTCTTATGTGTGTGTTCTCCTCAGGAGCTGCGGCGGAGAACGCCTTGGGCAGCATGCTGTGTCTGCCGGTGCTTCTGGACCCGTACGGTTCTACCATCTCTGAGACGACGAGCGAGGCGTGGAGCGTGGAGGTTCTGCCGAGTGACTCAGGTGAGAGCTGAACCCATACAAGGATGGTTCAGTTTAGGGTGTTAGTATTCAGCTTTGGCTTTACTAAATAATCATGGAACTCTTTATTAAATGTAGCTCTATTCCTGGCTGCTGGGAAATACAGTGTTCCAGCCATGCTAAAATACTCAATTTAGTAACACAACACTGCTTATATCACTGGTCCAAAGATGGCATTTATTAAACTTACTATACCTGTCTATAAGGCTATAGCTTATAGTGGAGGGTTTCCCAAGAATCCCCTGTGATCTAAATTATTAATCTATTCTAAAGTGTCCCTTGAGAACCTGCCAATAAACCTGTCAACTCATTTTAATAGGATTTTATGAACGTAAATTAACCATTTTTAAtcacttttacttttaattttatacacacatttttaaacaattttagtgtttttacttttttttttttttttttggcatttctGTCACATTTTCTGGTAGGAAAACATGAATGAATCAAGTGggcagcctgatttattattcttattatcattattatactactaataataatactaatgttaaagatgtataaaaaaaaattaaaaataataaaatattattattattattattattattattaataaaacaatgcagcctgaatattattattattattattaataataataatattttttttaattgacatcactcactgctctttttttcttctttattacTGACCATTTACTTGAATAAACACTTTAATTATATTTTCCattgttttagt is a window encoding:
- the gapvd1 gene encoding GTPase-activating protein and VPS9 domain-containing protein 1 isoform X2, translated to MVKPDIHTLAHHLKQERLYVASEKQLIQRLNNEVLKTAERLYRAAWIAKQQRINLDRLILTSAEASPAECCQHAKFLEDTQFVDGYKTLGFQESIYGEFLGRLRENPRLVASCLVAGERLNHEHTQGVIHTVFTSLYGNCIMQEDECYLLQVLRYLVEFELKESDNPRRLLRRGTCAFSILFKLFSEGLYSAKLFLTATLHEPIMQLLVEDEDHLETDPAKLIERFTPAQQERLFGEKGTDEYRRKVQAAVEANEAKLVALVNTFIGYLKQNTYCFPQSLRWIVSQMYKTLARVERLEVGEVRTMCTDLLLTCFICPAVVNPEQYGIISDAPINEVARFNLMQVGQLLQQLAMSDADDGDPRRKSSLSKFDKMCVAAFLDVVIGGRAVETPPMSSMNLLEGLTRTVVYMTHNQLLALVDFVRSVTAGDQLREEDHLALETLLANVPQSRTTKSNSLELTPSNTPQLSPATTPANKKNRLPIGQQLAAITCWEPSATALSAHIPLVTPFGSRSRSRSNMAQEGETEASSQESLQEVTPEEVLVISLGTSLQTVPGMMSENEVLTLHLGDGGQGDAPVDDTKLHGKPDKTLRFSLCSDNLEGISEGPSNRSNSVSSLDLEVESVSEGGPGPSGSNGAEALQLLEHEQATTQDNLDDKLRKFEIRDMMGLTDDRDISETVSETWSTDVLGSDFDPNMDEDRLQEIAGAAAENALGSMLCLPVLLDPYGSTISETTSEAWSVEVLPSDSEAADLKQEERLQELESCSGVGSTSDDTEVREVSSRPSTPGLSVVSGISATSEDIPNKIEDLRSECSSDFGGKDSVTSPDGEDSAHGAHGLSCAPSQADSLLAMFDPLSSGEGSSTGTIVRPKVHYPRPPHPPPDPPIPEASIAGHLEPRPPLFAPHLAQSDLEHPKQRHSYPERLVRSRSTDVVSAGRRPNSDPGLNRRTMMEEREPAGAYSTGPTSSPSKDSLKGESEDRKDSDDEKSDRNRPWWKKRFVPAIPKVPIGGLRKRDKPEKDEQGAERVPQGVPDEPSAFRQSSKTQSAEAIMDKYKYIMEKRPTHSDGTVAGSYVGQEPCREGDSEHDSPKDEALQNISADDLPDSASQTAPPQDKTFSFSDIKKKLRLALCSADSVVFPIIPPATTRNGLPDHADPEDNEIVCFLKVQLAEAINLQDKNQMAQIQETTRCVSHLDPRTCRKLLTAMAEDYRKRSPYIAYLTRCRQGLQTSQAHLERLLQRVLRDKEVANRYFTTVCVRLLLEHMESKMLDFIKAFQGCTAADDKTAAVEDFLRYLYGAMAHDAIWQYASEEQLQDAQMAIERSVMNRIFKLAFYPNQDGDIHRDELFQEHIQRLCKVVTANHKALQIPEVYLKEAPWPSAQAEIRTINAYKTPRDKVQCILRMCSTIMNLLSLANEDAVPGADDFVPVLVFVLIKANPPCLLSTIQYINNFYASRLSGEECYWWMQFTAAVEFIKTIDDRK